In one window of Tellurirhabdus rosea DNA:
- a CDS encoding RidA family protein produces the protein MTRQTILTGSPWEDKVGYCRAVRVGNFIEVSGTVALVDGETVRADDAYAQTFNIIERISAVLEQAGASLGDVVRTRIFTTDISRFDDIARAHGHFFGDIKPTTGMYEISKLVAPEYLVEIEFTAVVA, from the coding sequence ATGACAAGACAAACCATTCTGACGGGCTCTCCGTGGGAAGACAAAGTGGGCTACTGCCGGGCGGTACGGGTCGGCAATTTTATTGAAGTATCCGGCACGGTAGCCCTTGTGGACGGCGAGACGGTTCGGGCCGACGATGCCTACGCCCAGACCTTCAACATCATCGAGCGCATTTCGGCCGTTCTGGAGCAGGCCGGTGCGAGCCTCGGCGACGTGGTCCGGACCCGGATTTTCACCACCGACATCAGCCGCTTCGACGACATTGCCCGTGCTCACGGCCATTTTTTCGGCGACATCAAGCCGACGACGGGCATGTACGAAATCAGCAAACTCGTCGCGCCGGAGTACCTGGTCGAGATTGAGTTTACGGCGGTGGTGGCCTAA
- a CDS encoding DUF805 domain-containing protein, whose protein sequence is MNTFTNSKTPSFSTGITALDYYLHALSNYTNFNGRARRSEYWYFVLVYFIGSFGVGFIDGLLFNSGLLSMIYLLATLVPYIAVCVRRMHDVGKSGWYALIPIYNFILAIQEGTPGMNEYGKNPKEA, encoded by the coding sequence ATGAACACGTTCACCAACTCCAAAACTCCCTCTTTTTCAACCGGTATCACCGCCCTGGATTATTACCTCCACGCCCTGTCCAACTACACCAACTTCAATGGCCGTGCCCGGCGCAGCGAGTACTGGTACTTTGTGCTGGTCTACTTCATCGGCTCTTTTGGCGTAGGCTTCATCGACGGGCTGCTCTTCAACTCGGGCCTTTTGAGCATGATTTACCTGCTGGCTACCCTGGTGCCTTACATTGCCGTCTGCGTTCGCCGGATGCACGACGTGGGCAAGAGCGGCTGGTACGCTCTGATTCCCATCTACAACTTCATTCTCGCCATTCAGGAAGGAACGCCCGGGATGAATGAATACGGGAAGAATCCGAAGGAAGCGTAA